The sequence GCGACTTCCGGGATCGTGGACATTGATTGCGGTTCAGCGTCAGTAGGAGCAGCTGGCTCAGGATTGATACTCAAGTTTTCGTCAATTTGACCTTGAGCACCTTGAGCGGATACACTTGATGCTTTATTAGCTATATTAGCGATCAAATCCATAGATTCGTGCATAAAGTCGCATTCCAAAGTAGAGATTTTTTTGTGAATTTTTGGTGTTTTTGGTATAATGATCAAGCatgaaaagaaaaataagaaaCACAGTTTCAGCCTGCGTCAAACCACAACGGTAAACGAGCGATCCTTTGAGGAGTGGGGATATAAGAAGAAAAGTCACTAACCATCGATAACCTCTAAGTATGCAGCCGGCACAAGGAAAATCATGCCAGTGTTTTCAACCTTCCACCAATCGTTTTCGGATCGGTCAACGACTTCGAGAATGTCCCCTTCAGCGAAAGGTAGTTGATCGGGGTCGCCAGCGGCGTAGGAGTAAAGCGCTTTAGCGGGAACGGCTACAGTTCAGTTAGTGCGTGCCCTTCCGTTTATCAAAAGCACAAAAACGCACCCTGGATATGCTCAACATAGTTCTTGGGGAACCAACCCTTACTCCCGTCCTTCACCACGGTTCCATACCACCATGGACTGGACTCATCCTTAGCAGGGTGGGCCTCAATCACCACATCCTCCTTGAAGCTAAGGTCCACGTCCCGGGTGCCAGCAAATTCATAGACTGATCGCACTCGGACGGCTATGCTCTTCCGTCAGCAGAGACAATAATGGCCCAAGTGATGTTGCAACTTACTGATAGCGAGGTCAAACTCGTCCAAGTCATCCTCAGCCTCGGTCTTGACATCCGGCTTCTCAATCTGCTCATATCCATCTTTCTgtttctcttcttcctcctcctgaGGGGGTTCAAGTATGGATGTCTCGCCCACGCTAGCAGCCGGATGGGCGGCATCGGCGGCGAGACCAGCGTACCAGTCGATAGATTGACGGTTGGGGTTACCACCAACGAATGAGTCCTCTGAAGGAGGCGCGGGGGAAGGagctctttcttccacAGGGGCGGGTGCAGCGGCGGCTGGAGATGGTGGCGCGTACTCTCGAGGAGTCTCCTGGATGTGAGAAGGAGGTGCGGCATCACCGATAACTTTGCCGACACCGGGAGGTCCAGACTTGTCAATGGTTTGAGCCTTTCTCAACTTGGCACCACCCTGAATGGCCGACAACAATGCACCCCTTCCTTGCTCAGGGTTTCCACCGCCAAGGTTAGCAAGTGCCTTGGGAGGCTCCTTTGGCGCTTGAGGGGCGGCGGAGCCTGGACGAGAAGTAGGAGATGAACCACCCATAATGTTACCGAACAAAGCCTGAGCCAGGCCTTGACGACCAGCACGAGAAGTAGTATACTCGTCGTCGGAAGAGTCAGATTCGTCGACTTGTTTCTCGGTGATGTCCTCCCATTCGGGCTCGCTAGGAGGAGATCGGGCGGCCCGAGGAGGCTGGAGGGCGGGAGCGGCTGGTGGTGCGGGGGCCgcgggaggaggaggaggaggaggtgcGGATGCAGGCGACTCAGCAGCAGGAGAAGGTGAAGCAGCGGCAGCGGCGGGTGgtttgaagaagggattGAAGCCACTAGCAGGGGCTGCGGGAGAAGGAGTAGCACCAGGGGCAACACCTGGCTTTCGGAACGGGTTGTAAGAAGACGCAGGTTCCGCGGGAGGTACAGGAGGGGCGGGTGGGGCGGGAGGCGCAGGAGGAGCAGCAGGTGATCTAGCTTCCTCCTTGAGTGTTCCAGCCGCAGGTGGAACCGGACTGGCCCCAAGGCTCCTGTTTTTCCTAGCTGCaagcaaagcctcttcctgccttcgttcctcttcctcttccctctgcAGAGCTTCCAGCCTCGCACGACGTTCGGCTTTGGCTTTGGCAGCGGCTTCCTCTTGACGTCGGAGCTCGAGCTCTTCAGGATCATCTTTCTCGGGTTTAGACGTAAGAGGCTGAGGGGCGAGGGGAGTAGGAGCAGCTGGGGGAGCGGCAGGAGGAGCGGCAGGAGGAGCGGCAGGAGGAGCGGCAGGAGGAGCGGCAGGAGGAGCGGCAGGAGGAGCGGCAGGAGGAGCGACAGGAGGAGCGGCAGGAGGAGCGGGAGGAGCAGCAGGGTGGGCACGAGAGGGTGGAGGCACAGGAGCGGCCTTGTTTCGGGGTGTGGgtgcaggaggaggggcGGCAGGCTTCTTCATGGCGCTCTTCAATGGAGGCGCAGCGGGTTCCGCCGGCTTTTCGTCACTCTTAGGCTCAGCAGCCCCACCGCCGGCCTCTGCcaatctcctcttcctagcttcatctctttccttttgagcttcttccgcctttctactcttctcttctgcttcttgcttctccttctccaatCTGTCCTGCACGCTGGTATCaacttcctcctccttaTCCTCGGAAGAAACACCGAGAGCCTTGAGACGCTCTTGGATACGTCGTTGAGCCTGCTCACGGATGTAAGCCTTTCGTTCCTCAGGGGTCATGTTCTTTGTAGAAGGAAcagaggacgaagaggTTGGGGCcgggggaggaggaggggcAGAAGCGGAGGTAGCGGAGGCGGATGGGGGAGGAGGTGCAGGCGGTGGAGAGCGCGCGCCCGTAGGTGATCGAGGTCGCTCGTGGTCGTACCTATCGCGGTCATCCCGCCTGTCGCGATTGTACCTGTCGTACTTGTCACGAGACCTATCTCGCGACCTGTCTCGTCGATCCCTGTCATAGTCGTACCTATCCCTCTCACGACTTCTGTCCCTGTCCCTATCATACGTCCCTCGGTACCTCTCATAATCATCCCTGTCTCTGTCTCTATCATCAAATCTCCCATGCGTCTTGTTTCTCGCATCTCGTCTCCTCACACCGGCGCGCTCTTCCATGgccttttcttccctcctcctctcttgCCTGCGTTCAAGCTCGGGAAGCTTTTCGTGCATGAGGAAAAGCAATTCTCTTTCAAGCTTTCGGCGTTCCTCGTCCTTTTCAGCGGTACGGCGACCCTTGGAAGTGTATTCGATATCCTCTTGGATACGCTTCACACGGTATTGCAAAGTCTCagtctcttcttcaagctcttcatcctctgtTGATTTTTCAGCAGACTTTTCGAGCATGGAGGAGGTGTTTTCGAGTTTTCGTCGAATGTCCTTCAAGCCAGCATCGGAATCTTCGCCGGCGTAACGCACAGACTTGCGGTCAAGGTGCCTGGAAGAGGGCTTGTATGTGGAAGGCACTTCGTCAGAATGTTTGTAAAGAAGAGCGTCCTTGGAAGCACCGGCAGAAGCTGAGTACGCAGGGGAGGCAGTGCCCGACCGAGAAGAAGACTCGTGCTTGAGGAGGTCCTTCATGAAGTTGACAGTGGAGTCAATGTCTCGCATAGAGGCAGGAACGAGCTCCTCGGGAAGTTTATCAGGGATTTGATTGCCATTAAGAGCTTTTTCGGCTTAGCTTATGTACATGTGTAGGATAGATGCAAGAGACTCACCTCGGTAAATAAGACCCATCGCAACGTGGAACTCGGGCAAGTTGAGCTTGCCTCTGTTATCAACATCGGAGAGGTTCCTGCGTTGCTGTAAGACTTGGCACGACTTGAAATTACGTGGGAACTTACCAGATCTTCATGAGATCGTCTTGACTCAAGCCACTCTGACCAAACACATTCCTGGCCATTTCACCGGAAATGAATCCATCACCCTTGGTATCCCAAGCCCTGAAGATCTGATCGtaatccttcttctcttgaCGAGAGAGAGTCCACGGAATCTTGGGAGTGTTGACAGAAGGGTTTTGCAAAAGCGATTGGAAAGTCTGTTGAAGAGGTTGAGACGGCTGGGCAAACTGGGGAACCCCTGAAGAAAACGGCTGAGAAGTGTCAGTCGATGCGAATATGGCGGGTCAAAGTTGACTTACTTGTGACATATTGCTAGGCATAAAGCTCTGCATCATAGTCTGCAGTCTTGGATCATGGGGCATACCAGTAGGTTGAGCCTGCAACCTGCCAACGCCGGTGGGCTGCGACATCAAGCCAGCACCACCCTGCCAACCGGTCTGTTGCGGAGTCAATCCCATCCCTGTTGGTTGAGACATCATTCCCGTTGGCTGAGACATCATACCTCCCTGGAATCCAGTTGGTTGAGGCATCATCCTACCAACGTCCGCAGTAGGGTTGAACCCAGTCTGTTGGGGCATCATCCCTGTCGGTTGAGATACCAAGCCTGCACCGCCTGGAAAACCGGTCATCTGCGGGGTAAGTCCGTTACTCCTAAAGCTGCCCGAAGGAGGCTGGCTGAGGAAGGCATAATTCTGGCCTGGTTGAGCACCTGCGATGCCTGTCTGTTGAGGACGTTGTTGTTGAGGGAAGCCGGTCTGCATGGGCTGGAGGCCAGCCCCAGGGAAACCTGTTGGCTGGGAGTTGAGGAATGAGGGCTGTTGTTGCTGGTTGTAGGGGTATTGCCCCCACTGGTTTGACTGCATTGCGGATGTtgggaagaaagaaggaaggaaagaagaagagaaagagagacAAAGAGGAGCAGCGTGGCGGAGTGCAGACACCGGTCCGCGGTCGTCATTGGCTCCCTGGATTGGCCCTGAGATTTGGGTTTTGGGATAGGGTATAAATGTCCATTATATTACTTATTTCCAGACCTAAAATTCAATTCTGGGCACATAACTCTCATGTGATGAGGTCACGATTTTTCTCTTCGTCGTTCGTTTACTCGCGGCTATCCGACTCTATAGTGAATGATACCTTTTATTCACTCTATTCACAGAAATATCCTCGACCCTCGCCCGGCCAGACTGCTCCTCTGAACATCCCTACACAGCAACTACAGGGCTGAAAGAGGCGTATAAGTCTGGCGGCAACGCTCCGGCCAACAAGCCTTTTTTAACATTCCGCCACTCTTCACCTCCGCGTCTCTAACCGTGGACCTCAAAGGTCCCACCAGGCAGCCATCCGCCATGCCGCTCAAACTCAACCCACGCTCCCCTCTGCCTCCATTTTCATTCGCGACCTCTCCGTCACCAGCATCGTCTCCTCATGCTCAGTCTCAAGCAGGAGAGACACCCCGCCCGCCAGCAGACTTCCTGCCGGAAAAAGACATGCACATGTTTGGTACATATCCTCTACTGGCggaaggtgaagagggAAGGGGTTTGGTAAAGTGTGGAAGGTGTGGGAAAGTTGGGATGGAGTGGGCTGCCGCGGAACATCGACGTGAGTATTGCTTTGTAGCACCCAGGCATCAGTCATCTACGCCTGCGGTATCCGGCTTACTGACTTCGAAAAAAGGGGTGTGTAATCATGTGCTGGACGGGGCACCTCTTATGACAAAAAAGTCTGCGAAGACCATGGACGCGAAAAAAAGGCGTGCATCTGAGGGTCAGTTTTGCTTACTGCCTAGTAATCGTCCTTTGATTGATTCATTGACACAACCCCAGACGTCTCCATCTCGCCCTCCAAACGTGCGCGTCTaccttctccatcttcatcaaTCGTCCCTGATGAGTACAAGggattgaagaagagcgagaTCAAAAAGCTTCAAAAAGACAAAATACGCGCGCAAAAGCGAGAGGCAAAGGAAAGGGAACGTTTGGAGATTGCAGAGCGTAAACGTCAACGAGGTAATTCTTGCCCGGTCCGACTTATCACAAGCAACATGCTAACACACGTCAAGCCAATAACCCTATCAACTATGACAGACAATGTGGTGTCATCAATGACAAAGGTCACCCTTGTGCTCGTTCACTCACTTGTAAAACCCATACCGTCGGTGCCAAACGTGCTGTCCAGGGACGTACCCGTCCATATGACGAACTCTACCTCGATTGGCAACGTGAGCACAACCCCAACTTCAAAGAGCCCGTCAAAAAGGACAAGgtcgagaagaagaaagaaaagaaaaagggtGAGACGGAGGATGACGAGGTATTGGCCGATGGCGAAGAAGGTAGGAGGGAGATTAGCGAGCTTATCGCTCTCACTCGAATGGCCGGAGAACGATGCAAGCACCACATCTCGACTCTTGGTCATATCCCTCCTCAACCCATCCTTACGCCGGGAATGCCCCCTTCCGCCGTCCCTCCCCGTCCACAACAACGTCCTGCCAAGAAACCTCCCTTCCAGCCGACTTGGCGATCAAGTTCTTCAGCTAACGATTTCAGCGATGTGGGTAGGATGTTGGTACAAGCCCTCGCTGCGAGAAGTAGGCCTGCTGTAGGGAGACTGACGGTACAGGTGCCTGTACCTGGTGGGGGCATACCTGGGTCGTCTTCAGCCAGTGTGCAAGGGCAAGCGGTCAAGATTCCTGTGACTTGAGTGAGGGGGAATCTTTGTGAGGGGAGGTTGTATATCATTTTTGATGCACTTTTTTGTAGCTGTTTTTATGCATATTTGTTTCTTTGAATCGGTTGTTCCCGGCGGAGAGACTACTATTCAAGTTATACTTATTTATACGTTCAGCTTCACCTCGGAGTGAGTTTACAACTAGGTATATATGCATGACACCACAGCGGCAAGTACCCATTATTGAAGCGTACAGTGCCAACGCAACTGACATCCCAAAATTTACCATGTACACCGCCTCTTCACCTTAATGTACTTCCTCCTGTACTGAAGGTCATATCTGGTTCTCTCCAGCACATCCACCCTCCGAAGTTCCCTCACCATCCTTTTACTTTCCACCTGTTCCCTCTGTTTCTCCGCCTGCACTTTATCCATATAACTCCGGAAATCATCCCAATCAAACCATGTCGGCACCTTGTAATCATTGTACTTCCTCTGCTTTATTGGGCCTTCATAAGTGAACAATTGAATCTCGTATCTCTTCCGATAATCCCAATCCTCCGTGTCGGGGTACACAAGCCTACCATGGGCGTCTATCCACCCACTATTCAAGAGCCCTCCCAATCTTGAATCCAAAATATCCCGGCTAGTGTCAGGCGAGAAGTTGAAAACATGATGTCTGAACGCTATTTGTAAGACCAAATTATCCAGGCCAACATGACGCCTCCCGCGGATCCTGAACTGCATAACTTTGTGTGGTTTGTCCAGATATCGATCGCGATGACACTCTTGATCAAGTTGATGGAAATGGATGGAAAACTGCCGCCGGCTCGCGAGACAACCGATAAACGTCATCGAGTCTATACTGGATGGCCATTCCGGTTCCTCGGAAGAGATGGGTACATGTATTGATATACGACAAGCTGAGGGGTTGGGGGTTAGTCGGAAGAATAAACTCCAGAGCAGATATGATTGGTCTCCcagaggagggagaggaatTCCATCCTCGTAACTTGTCGCCGTGTGGGGTGCGAGTTCGTCGATCCTCCGAGCACAAACGGAAGAAGCCATGTGAATTGATTCCAGTCGAGGAAGTAGATATCTTTTCTTCCCATTCTGGTTGATAGGACGATTGAAGGCAGTAAACTTGAGTAGCGCCCACACGAATTCAACGAGGCCACGGTCTGCCCACCATCCTTCGTTGATAGGAAGCGGGACTTTGGTTTCGCGTGGGTCGGCACCAATGTAAAGCGTTTGGACGTATGAAAGTGCTAAACGCTTAGTATAAGTCATTGGGCGAGTGCCGTAGAGTGCTTTTTCGGGTTTATTCCAAGGGATAATGAAGGAACGGTATAAATCGGGGAGGATACGATGATAATGATATTTTGAGATGCACATAAAGGTGACTGGCTTGATTCGGGCAAGTTCATCCAAAATGAGATGCTGGACTTCTCTGAGGGGAACAAGGGTAGTGAACTCAATTTGTGGGGGCCTTGGACGACTCCATGCTACcgatgatgaagaggacCATGTAGGATCAACCTCCAATTTCGTCATGTTAGCTAGCGGTCATTTGTCCTTAACCCCTGGTTGGAAGGTAGATATACTCACTTGTAGACAACAGGAGTCATCTTGGAATCTAAAAGGACCGCCTACGAGGTGAGACAAGGAGTGAGCCATTTTGTGGTAGTTGGGTGATTCTATATATCTCGATGGCGTGGAGAACATGAACAGCTTTCCTTGGGCTTGAAAACAAGACTGGCAGATAGACACGTTCGAGGCATTGCAACGAATGTGAAGGAAAATGGACCTGTTTTATACTCATTTAATTCGATAGCGGAAAAGCGTTATCCGCGGTGGCGCTGTTCGTCATAACGAACTGTTGCGATGAGAGTTGGTTGAAAATGGCGGATAACAGAAACTGCGCAAGGATCAAGTGACGAGGGTCGATTTTCTGTAAGTCCGACTTGCATGAACAGATTGATGGCTCTTCGTTAACAGACAGAAAAGAGGTATGAGTGAAGCTCTGAAATGATaaaaggagaaaagacGAAAGAATTGTTACAGGGCAATGACCGGCGCGACAATATCAAAAGTTCCTGAGACTTAGTCAACGAAGATGTGACTGCAACAGAATAAAATGACGATATCTTATTGGCCTCCATCTCCCTTGCGATAATATTCCATAGTCATTACTTGACTTTGGTCACCGATACGGAGATGATGGGGCAAAAGTAAAGATGGACCGGGACCAGGGAGAGAATAATGATTGATAGAAAtgtttcttcttcgctcGTGAGTGGTGATGGCAATTGCAATCATCAGGGAGCATCCATCATAGTAAGGGCCATTAAACTTGACCTCTATAGAATTTAAAATATACTGTCGTAATTATCCGATCGATAAAAACCTTACAGTAGTTTCTACTTGTACGATTGTCCgcttgttcttcttctacttTTACGGTTTCCACCAACACCAATGAAGCATATAAATCCAAAATTATACAAGACCAAATGTCCGTGTCAAGCGAAAGAAAATCCAAAAGATACACCACGAATGTTAAATTAAGCGTGAGTGCCGAACACAGCGGCACAACAGCGAATTAAGGCACCCAAAATCTAAACCCATTCCAAGGCTTCCTACGCC comes from Cryptococcus gattii WM276 chromosome G, complete sequence and encodes:
- a CDS encoding Protein binding protein, putative (Similar to TIGR gene model, INSD accession AAW44761.1), encoding MQSNQWGQYPYNQQQQPSFLNSQPTGFPGAGLQPMQTGFPQQQRPQQTGIAGAQPGQNYAFLSQPPSGSFRSNGLTPQMTGFPGGAGLVSQPTGMMPQQTGFNPTADVGRMMPQPTGFQGGMMSQPTGMMSQPTGMGLTPQQTGWQGGAGLMSQPTGVGRLQAQPTGMPHDPRLQTMMQSFMPSNMSQPFSSGVPQFAQPSQPLQQTFQSLLQNPSVNTPKIPWTLSRQEKKDYDQIFRAWDTKGDGFISGEMARNVFGQSGLSQDDLMKIWNLSDVDNRGKLNLPEFHVAMGLIYRALNGNQIPDKLPEELVPASMRDIDSTVNFMKDLLKHESSSRSGTASPAYSASAGASKDALLYKHSDEVPSTYKPSSRHLDRKSVRYAGEDSDAGLKDIRRKLENTSSMLEKSAEKSTEDEELEEETETLQYRVKRIQEDIEYTSKGRRTAEKDEERRKLERELLFLMHEKLPELERRQERRREEKAMEERAGVRRRDARNKTHGRFDDRDRDRDDYERYRGTYDRDRDRSRERDRYDYDRDRRDRSRDRSRDKYDRYNRDRRDDRDRYDHERPRSPTGARSPPPAPPPPSASATSASAPPPPPAPTSSSSVPSTKNMTPEERKAYIREQAQRRIQERLKALGVSSEDKEEEVDTSVQDRLEKEKQEAEEKSRKAEEAQKERDEARKRRLAEAGGGAAEPKSDEKPAEPAAPPLKSAMKKPAAPPPAPTPRNKAAPVPPPSRAHPAAPPAPPAAPPVAPPAAPPAAPPAAPPAAPPAAPPAAPPAAPPAAPTPLAPQPLTSKPEKDDPEELELRRQEEAAAKAKAERRARLEALQREEEEERRQEEALLAARKNRSLGASPVPPAAGTLKEEARSPAAPPAPPAPPAPPVPPAEPASSYNPFRKPGVAPGATPSPAAPASGFNPFFKPPAAAAASPSPAAESPASAPPPPPPPAAPAPPAAPALQPPRAARSPPSEPEWEDITEKQVDESDSSDDEYTTSRAGRQGLAQALFGNIMGGSSPTSRPGSAAPQAPKEPPKALANLGGGNPEQGRGALLSAIQGGAKLRKAQTIDKSGPPGVGKVIGDAAPPSHIQETPREYAPPSPAAAAPAPVEERAPSPAPPSEDSFVGGNPNRQSIDWYAGLAADAAHPAASVGETSILEPPQEEEEEKQKDGYEQIEKPDVKTEAEDDLDEFDLAITVRVRSVYEFAGTRDVDLSFKEDVVIEAHPAKDESSPWWYGTVVKDGSKGWFPKNYVEHIQAVPAKALYSYAAGDPDQLPFAEGDILEVVDRSENDWWKVENTGMIFLVPAAYLEVIDANKASSVSAQGAQGQIDENLSINPEPAAPTDAEPQSMSTIPEVAKPMEQLAQGYQEAEILDSLQPTEDSRRLSAHSIPSLLRTRPRAISTLSVASTAMSHTPSFITDNEEDETEFSSDDSILSFWSSDESSSESEDESEAEAEPPVGDKMTDVEKPKKERRAAPKPPKKETDAEREIERKKREEQRQDILAAAGLQLKREPSGAPVQRLGRVASRRRPAPNVPGRKRRHAPAVPEGKRKELPSPPTKEVQPDRLGTQDAYARYEAFLAQSALIQSQPLPRPEPVRAESQVLSPQLTGPAGGAPLSPASTTTSLPASTLSLGKETGGKITGFLRSMMTPHGHEPKRPSISGPTITRVDERPVSPAPGLGILGSGEEVDAGFGKTWSSLVEPSVLETMDKKERKRQEAIFEFIATEISYNRDLQLIVEVFYASLLSLLDEKALTVIFANIEDILLFNTGFLSALEERQKAARLYIDRIGDVLSFLNEAGVYMAIKLLQSLREEKPELDAHLRHIQATNSSIRGLDLSHYLLIPMQRITRYPLLIKQIIAYTPYDSIDLTPLQSALHAVEGIVSRINESVREAEGQERLRVLSENLWIGGEGRLDLTAPTAFLGPRKLIKEGPISKAKSGRKLSLVLCNDIIVLLEDNSLYRMPLALHEVEVRQTRDSMGFALKADQRRGGDTIALKCVLLTSLE
- a CDS encoding Hypothetical protein (Similar to SGTC gene model, INSD accession EAL19822.1; CNBG1150), which gives rise to MTKLEVDPTWSSSSSVAWSRPRPPQIEFTTLVPLREVQHLILDELARIKPVTFMCISKYHYHRILPDLYRSFIIPWNKPEKALYGTRPMTYTKRLALSYVQTLYIGADPRETKVPLPINEGWWADRGLVEFVWALLKFTAFNRPINQNGKKRYLLPRLESIHMASSVCARRIDELAPHTATSYEDGIPLPPLGDQSYLLWSLFFRLTPNPSACRISIHVPISSEEPEWPSSIDSMTFIGCLASRRQFSIHFHQLDQECHRDRYLDKPHKVMQFRIRGRRHVGLDNLVLQIAFRHHVFNFSPDTSRDILDSRLGGLLNSGWIDAHGRLVYPDTEDWDYRKRYEIQLFTYEGPIKQRKYNDYKVPTWFDWDDFRSYMDKVQAEKQREQVESKRMVRELRRVDVLERTRYDLQYRRKYIKVKRRCTW
- a CDS encoding Histone acetylation-related protein, putative (Similar to TIGR gene model, INSD accession AAW44759.1): MPLKLNPRSPLPPFSFATSPSPASSPHAQSQAGETPRPPADFLPEKDMHMFGTYPLLAEGEEGRGLVKCGRCGKVGMEWAAAEHRRVCNHVLDGAPLMTKKSAKTMDAKKRRASEDVSISPSKRARLPSPSSSIVPDEYKGLKKSEIKKLQKDKIRAQKREAKERERLEIAERKRQRANNPINYDRQCGVINDKGHPCARSLTCKTHTVGAKRAVQGRTRPYDELYLDWQREHNPNFKEPVKKDKVEKKKEKKKGETEDDEVLADGEEGRREISELIALTRMAGERCKHHISTLGHIPPQPILTPGMPPSAVPPRPQQRPAKKPPFQPTWRSSSSANDFSDVGRMLVQALAARSRPAVGRLTVQVPVPGGGIPGSSSASVQGQAVKIPVT